One Bacteroidota bacterium genomic region harbors:
- a CDS encoding BNR-repeat neuraminidase N-terminal domain-containing protein, whose protein sequence is MQKKIKFKAVSTLLGLIFLFCSYLSQAQYCQPQYTNGTGFGVFTTTVLLDSLFDSTGASASPYYTYDTTKTTSLFIGNTYKMSISPGTLNNSNSMAVWIDFNVDGDFTDAGEKLTQMNNMPTNATRSSFNFTVPCGATLGKTRMRVRNMFNNNNTNMASCTTYGYGETQDYNITLLDNPLQVASSFATQYNNYNVGKGLTKQELLCLKVFVAGCSDTADMTQINFNLNGTTDTTNITKATVYYTGNTNQFDTTVLFGSLSSPGNLFSISGSQDMLKDTNYFWLAVDIAANSTSGNSVDAEVLDFVADGSQDTPSITAPKGKRVIATPMTFSDLNATQYTTGQVGRGSYNNEIIGIEVDMSSTGAQVPLTQLALHTGGSTNPSTDITRARLYYTGGQSYFDSAIYKFGSSITNPNASMVFNGSVYLQPGTNYFWLTYDIAVGATLGDSVDAILDSAIINGSQQSATVSDPAGERFILNNYCVPVHPACGTTFIDGVIFGSISNTKSGCSSLNGNGYNDYPQSSYYTAVNKGNAYNLTVNNSNQNQSYSLWGDWNQNGTFDAGEWTQIHNGNQLNANASITKSITIPCSATKGWTKIRLRSRGVPANNGAGDACTQFGSGETEDYVIYVTDSQVFQKTTVTASSADVATSSTNNVIVKIQMMASNCASTPQATDFYLRTAGSTSASADITNAKMWYTGAVDTFKTTTQFGSTSTSPSGAMNFSGTANMTVGINYFWLSYDIASGATNGNFVDAVCDSFKVSSKTYLPEVTAPSGNRKIAALMTFSDAVSFHKDTTPLVAGSTGNQILTVAVVMNQGASVNLTDMTFNAKGSTSITNDITNAQLYSSGSSKAFNIATSTKVGNTITALTSTFTFTGSVALIPDTNWFWLVYDITAIATGNDLIDAECVSMKINSINNTPSVTAPSGSRSVLLTYCVPGFQNGGCNNWIQGVTFNNIKNLNTGCTSTTANRYNNYPYTAFTTTVLKNSKYELKMTAATNGTQIFGVWIDFNQNSTFDANEFYNSGNAISANANDSITITIPCTAKLGYTRMRIRSRSSQATITSTDPCTTNFGSGEAEDYTILIENNDNTGALGKDKMLCAGSLINLSPGGGFVSYDWSTGDTTSSVGIITAGTYYVTYKSGSGCVNIDTILITDAAPVTVSVGNDTSICNGGPATFNAGTGYTSYLWNTGDTTQKITVTTPGYYYATVTNTDGCTATDTVELIKKQPANFTLGVDKTICVGFTTDLDPGSGLVSYLWSTGATTQKITVSTAGTYKVTVVDNGGCVGEDSIDISVSTAMTNFGNDITTCFGNDIILDAGNNSTYKWNTGATTQTIKLSNVGTGTFIVDVVDQYGCKATDTIMATINPLPTLNLGPDKYICNGGPIALDAGSGQSTYAWNTGAATQIINVTTAGTFGLIITSPLGCTASDSITLTASSVSVNAGPDKTYCEGNVDSFFVAQGYGSYSWKDLSNGTLMSIGNYFTPAKSGTYSITVSNSVGCTATDTVMATINPMPDASFTYAWISSVVNSVKFTPSKTGQGTYKWDFGDGGQNTQESPIYTYPTFGTYKVTLLVTTPAGCAKTFVQSLSITGVWEAEQNDFAATVMPNPFNEQSIIQYTLKQGEYITAQLYDIQGNLVETLYNGKQESGKQQLFIDGGKLAAGLYMIRIAGQNSNSVIKVSKTE, encoded by the coding sequence ATGCAAAAAAAAATCAAATTCAAAGCAGTGTCAACCTTATTAGGGTTGATTTTTTTATTCTGTAGTTACCTATCTCAGGCCCAATACTGCCAACCGCAGTACACAAATGGAACTGGTTTTGGGGTCTTTACTACCACAGTTCTCCTCGATTCATTGTTTGATAGTACTGGAGCCTCGGCCTCGCCTTACTATACTTACGATACTACTAAAACCACTTCTTTATTTATAGGCAATACCTATAAAATGTCAATTAGCCCTGGCACCTTAAACAATTCCAATAGCATGGCTGTTTGGATTGATTTCAATGTTGATGGCGATTTTACAGATGCGGGGGAAAAGCTTACACAAATGAACAATATGCCAACCAATGCTACCAGGAGTTCATTCAATTTCACGGTGCCCTGCGGTGCAACTTTAGGCAAAACACGAATGCGGGTTAGGAATATGTTTAATAACAACAATACCAACATGGCTTCCTGTACGACCTATGGTTATGGGGAGACACAAGATTATAACATTACCTTACTGGACAATCCATTACAGGTGGCTTCATCATTTGCCACCCAATACAATAACTATAATGTAGGCAAAGGGCTTACAAAACAAGAACTATTATGTCTTAAAGTTTTTGTGGCTGGCTGTTCAGACACTGCTGATATGACCCAAATAAACTTTAACCTAAACGGAACAACTGACACTACTAATATCACAAAAGCTACGGTATATTATACAGGAAATACCAATCAATTTGACACCACGGTATTATTTGGTTCGTTGTCATCGCCAGGCAATTTATTTTCTATCTCGGGCAGTCAAGATATGTTGAAAGATACAAACTATTTTTGGTTAGCAGTTGATATTGCTGCCAATTCGACTAGTGGAAATAGTGTAGATGCTGAAGTGTTAGATTTTGTGGCGGATGGTTCACAGGATACCCCATCGATTACTGCTCCCAAAGGCAAACGCGTTATTGCTACCCCTATGACATTTAGTGATCTAAACGCCACTCAATATACTACTGGACAAGTAGGACGTGGAAGTTATAATAATGAAATTATAGGGATTGAAGTAGATATGAGTTCTACTGGTGCCCAAGTACCCCTTACCCAGTTAGCTTTGCATACAGGCGGTTCCACCAATCCTTCTACAGATATAACGCGGGCCCGTCTATATTATACTGGCGGCCAATCTTATTTCGATTCAGCGATATATAAATTTGGGTCTAGCATCACCAACCCCAATGCTTCAATGGTATTTAATGGATCCGTTTATTTGCAGCCCGGCACCAATTATTTTTGGTTAACTTATGATATAGCAGTAGGTGCAACCTTAGGCGATTCGGTTGATGCAATTTTGGATAGTGCCATAATTAACGGATCTCAACAATCAGCCACGGTTAGTGACCCTGCTGGTGAGCGTTTTATTTTGAACAATTATTGTGTTCCTGTGCACCCTGCCTGTGGAACTACATTTATTGACGGTGTGATATTTGGCAGTATTTCCAATACCAAAAGCGGGTGTTCAAGCCTGAACGGAAATGGATATAATGATTATCCACAATCATCCTATTATACTGCGGTAAACAAGGGCAATGCATATAATCTCACGGTTAATAATAGTAACCAAAATCAAAGCTATTCATTATGGGGCGATTGGAACCAAAATGGTACTTTTGATGCAGGAGAGTGGACTCAGATACATAATGGAAATCAGTTGAACGCAAATGCTTCAATAACAAAATCGATTACAATTCCTTGCAGTGCTACCAAAGGTTGGACAAAAATCCGTTTACGCTCACGTGGTGTTCCTGCTAACAATGGTGCGGGTGATGCTTGCACGCAATTTGGTTCGGGCGAGACCGAAGACTATGTAATTTATGTAACCGACTCGCAAGTTTTCCAAAAAACTACAGTGACAGCAAGTTCTGCAGACGTAGCCACAAGCTCGACTAACAATGTAATTGTGAAAATACAAATGATGGCCTCCAATTGTGCCAGCACTCCTCAAGCTACCGACTTTTATTTGCGGACAGCAGGCAGTACAAGTGCGTCAGCAGATATAACCAATGCAAAAATGTGGTATACCGGAGCCGTTGACACTTTTAAAACTACTACACAATTTGGAAGTACATCAACTTCGCCCAGTGGTGCCATGAATTTCTCGGGTACTGCAAATATGACAGTAGGTATAAATTATTTTTGGTTGAGTTATGATATTGCTTCGGGTGCCACCAATGGCAATTTTGTTGATGCTGTTTGTGATTCATTTAAGGTTTCTAGCAAAACCTATTTGCCAGAAGTAACTGCTCCATCGGGCAATAGGAAAATTGCTGCTTTGATGACATTTAGCGATGCAGTTTCGTTTCATAAAGATACAACGCCGTTGGTAGCGGGGTCAACCGGAAATCAAATATTGACAGTGGCTGTGGTGATGAACCAAGGTGCTTCGGTAAACCTTACCGATATGACTTTTAACGCAAAAGGAAGTACCAGCATTACCAATGATATAACAAATGCCCAACTTTATTCTTCTGGAAGCAGCAAAGCTTTTAATATTGCTACCTCTACAAAAGTAGGAAATACAATTACTGCATTAACTTCAACTTTTACCTTCACAGGTTCTGTTGCACTTATTCCTGACACAAACTGGTTTTGGTTAGTATATGATATAACCGCAATTGCCACCGGTAATGACCTAATTGATGCAGAATGTGTAAGCATGAAAATAAATAGCATCAACAATACGCCTTCTGTTACCGCACCCTCTGGCTCACGCTCAGTACTTCTTACCTACTGTGTTCCGGGTTTCCAAAACGGTGGATGCAACAATTGGATTCAGGGTGTAACATTCAATAATATCAAAAACTTGAATACAGGTTGCACCAGTACTACTGCCAACCGTTATAATAATTATCCTTATACCGCATTTACTACCACCGTGCTCAAAAACAGTAAGTATGAATTAAAAATGACTGCAGCAACTAATGGTACGCAGATTTTTGGCGTTTGGATTGACTTTAATCAAAACAGTACTTTTGATGCTAACGAATTTTATAATTCAGGAAATGCTATTAGTGCTAATGCAAACGATTCAATTACTATAACGATTCCTTGTACCGCAAAATTGGGTTATACAAGAATGCGTATTCGTTCACGTTCTAGCCAGGCAACAATTACAAGCACCGACCCTTGCACTACCAATTTTGGGTCGGGTGAGGCAGAAGACTATACTATACTAATAGAAAACAATGATAACACTGGAGCCTTAGGCAAAGATAAAATGCTATGTGCTGGTAGTTTGATTAATTTAAGCCCAGGTGGTGGATTTGTAAGTTACGATTGGAGTACAGGCGATACTACCAGTTCTGTTGGTATAATAACTGCAGGAACTTACTATGTTACTTACAAAAGCGGCTCTGGTTGCGTAAATATAGACACCATACTTATTACTGATGCAGCACCAGTTACTGTGAGCGTAGGAAACGACACTTCAATATGCAATGGAGGTCCAGCCACCTTTAATGCAGGAACAGGATATACTTCATATCTGTGGAATACTGGCGATACTACACAAAAAATTACAGTAACTACGCCCGGATATTATTATGCAACCGTTACCAACACCGATGGCTGCACAGCTACCGATACTGTGGAGTTAATTAAAAAGCAACCTGCTAATTTCACCTTAGGTGTAGACAAAACTATATGTGTTGGATTCACTACGGACCTTGATCCAGGCTCTGGACTGGTTAGCTATTTATGGAGTACGGGTGCTACTACACAAAAAATAACTGTGAGTACAGCAGGTACCTATAAAGTAACTGTGGTTGACAATGGTGGTTGTGTGGGCGAGGACTCAATCGATATAAGTGTATCGACTGCCATGACCAATTTCGGCAATGATATTACTACTTGCTTTGGCAATGATATTATATTAGATGCTGGTAACAATTCAACTTATAAATGGAATACTGGAGCTACTACACAAACTATTAAATTGTCAAATGTAGGAACAGGTACATTTATAGTTGATGTGGTAGATCAATATGGATGTAAAGCTACCGACACTATAATGGCAACCATTAATCCATTGCCTACTTTAAATTTAGGCCCTGATAAATATATATGCAATGGTGGACCTATAGCCCTAGATGCTGGTAGCGGACAAAGCACTTATGCATGGAATACAGGTGCCGCTACGCAAATTATCAATGTGACAACTGCTGGCACATTTGGCTTAATTATTACTTCTCCATTGGGATGTACTGCCAGCGATTCTATTACGCTTACAGCCTCTTCCGTTTCAGTAAATGCGGGCCCCGATAAAACCTATTGCGAAGGCAACGTCGATTCTTTCTTTGTGGCACAAGGATATGGAAGTTATAGTTGGAAAGACTTGAGTAACGGAACCTTAATGAGCATCGGTAATTATTTTACACCCGCTAAATCGGGAACTTATAGTATCACAGTTTCTAATAGTGTAGGCTGTACCGCAACCGATACCGTGATGGCAACCATCAACCCGATGCCAGATGCAAGCTTTACCTATGCATGGATTAGTAGCGTTGTTAATTCTGTCAAATTTACTCCGAGCAAAACAGGACAAGGAACTTATAAATGGGACTTCGGCGATGGAGGACAAAACACGCAAGAAAGCCCAATATATACTTACCCTACTTTTGGTACTTATAAAGTAACCTTGCTTGTAACCACCCCTGCAGGATGTGCCAAAACATTTGTACAATCATTGTCTATTACAGGTGTGTGGGAAGCTGAACAAAATGATTTTGCTGCTACCGTAATGCCCAACCCATTCAATGAGCAAAGTATTATACAATACACTTTGAAGCAAGGTGAATATATTACCGCTCAATTATATGATATTCAAGGAAACTTGGTTGAAACATTATATAATGGTAAACAAGAAAGTGGTAAGCAACAACTCTTCATCGATGGTGGTAAATTAGCCGCTGGATTATATATGATTCGTATTGCAGGACAGAATAGTAATTCAGTAATTAAAGTTAGTAAGACTGAATAG
- a CDS encoding TonB family protein, whose translation MGDIEMGNYSHAYDIIEEGDRVGSTTMSSPEGDIEPPSTDTSTAYDVSQVDDNPKFNNLNEYIMRELEYPAYEKDAGIQGVVHVKFVVEVDGSLRNIKVVKKVTERMDNEALRIINTNS comes from the coding sequence TTGGGAGATATTGAGATGGGAAATTATTCTCATGCTTATGATATTATAGAAGAGGGTGATAGAGTTGGTTCTACAACTATGTCTTCTCCAGAAGGGGATATTGAACCTCCAAGTACTGATACATCCACAGCTTATGACGTTTCCCAAGTAGATGATAATCCTAAATTTAATAATTTGAATGAGTATATTATGCGAGAACTTGAATATCCAGCCTATGAAAAAGATGCTGGGATACAAGGCGTTGTTCATGTTAAATTTGTTGTTGAAGTTGATGGAAGTTTGAGAAATATTAAAGTTGTAAAAAAGGTTACCGAAAGAATGGACAATGAAGCTCTTAGAATAATTAATACCAATTCTTAA
- a CDS encoding histidine phosphatase family protein: protein MDKKNIYIIRHGETDFNKKNIVQGSGVDSDLNDTGRSQALSFYQSYKSIPFDKIYISQLKRTKQTVEHFIDQGIGYEALAGLNEISWGVHEGLEHNKEFDNEYWKRVKEWREGHLHIKITGGESPLELAARQEPTLEYIMAQTQEKNVLICMHGRALKSFLCLIQNMGLEHMDDHDHSNTGLYIFDYDYEKFTLLKTNDRSHLDGIAVLDDLT from the coding sequence ATGGACAAGAAAAATATATATATCATACGTCACGGAGAAACAGATTTCAATAAAAAGAATATCGTACAGGGAAGCGGTGTGGACAGCGACTTGAACGATACTGGACGTAGTCAGGCATTGTCGTTTTATCAGAGTTATAAAAGTATCCCCTTCGATAAGATATATATATCACAATTGAAACGTACCAAGCAAACGGTTGAGCATTTTATCGACCAAGGTATCGGCTACGAAGCATTGGCAGGACTTAATGAAATAAGTTGGGGTGTACACGAAGGTTTGGAACATAATAAAGAATTCGATAACGAATATTGGAAACGTGTAAAAGAATGGCGTGAGGGGCATTTGCATATTAAGATAACTGGTGGCGAAAGTCCGCTAGAGCTTGCAGCCCGACAAGAACCCACATTAGAATATATCATGGCTCAAACACAGGAGAAAAATGTTTTGATATGCATGCATGGCCGTGCCCTCAAATCTTTTTTGTGCCTAATCCAAAATATGGGTCTTGAGCACATGGACGATCACGACCATAGCAATACAGGTTTATATATCTTCGATTATGATTATGAAAAATTCACACTCCTCAAAACCAATGACCGCAGCCATTTGGATGGTATAGCAGTTTTGGATGATTTGACATAG
- the rplS gene encoding 50S ribosomal protein L19 translates to MSNLLKIVEQEFLKADVPTFKAGDTVAVSYKIKEGAKERIQLYQGVVIQRRNSGLNETFTVRKISNGIGVERIFPVHSPNIDKIVVMSRGKVRRARIFYQRGLTGKKARIKEKRG, encoded by the coding sequence ATGAGCAATTTATTAAAAATCGTAGAGCAAGAATTTTTAAAGGCCGATGTTCCAACATTCAAGGCTGGCGATACTGTAGCAGTATCATACAAAATTAAAGAGGGTGCCAAAGAGCGTATCCAGTTGTACCAAGGTGTGGTTATACAACGCCGCAACAGTGGTCTAAACGAAACTTTTACCGTGCGTAAAATTTCAAACGGTATTGGTGTAGAGCGTATATTCCCTGTTCACAGTCCCAATATTGATAAAATAGTAGTGATGAGCCGCGGTAAAGTAAGACGTGCCAGGATTTTCTATCAACGTGGACTTACAGGCAAAAAAGCCCGTATCAAAGAAAAAAGAGGTTAA
- a CDS encoding GtrA family protein encodes MIRIILQNKLIRKLVKFGIVGAASFVAGYITYAVLCELHLMMYHDVKKYYLIYQVIGSIVGLFVSYVVNKNWTFRHQTHKEKKYFRKFAMVYAIGFFINIALVYYFVDIADYLPGYLHKNRLFLAPIFATVISSGINFLASNKLVFKVEDVEEE; translated from the coding sequence ATGATTCGCATTATTCTTCAAAATAAGCTCATACGCAAACTGGTAAAGTTTGGGATTGTAGGTGCAGCCTCCTTTGTAGCAGGTTATATCACTTACGCAGTTTTATGTGAGTTGCACTTGATGATGTATCATGATGTGAAGAAATATTATCTCATTTACCAGGTAATTGGAAGCATTGTAGGTTTGTTTGTGAGCTATGTGGTTAATAAAAACTGGACTTTCAGACACCAGACCCATAAAGAGAAAAAGTATTTCAGGAAGTTTGCTATGGTGTATGCCATTGGCTTCTTTATCAATATCGCTTTGGTGTATTATTTTGTGGATATAGCAGATTACCTGCCTGGATACTTGCACAAAAACAGGCTGTTCCTAGCCCCTATCTTTGCAACGGTTATTAGCTCCGGCATCAATTTTTTGGCGAGCAATAAGCTGGTTTTCAAAGTAGAGGACGTGGAGGAGGAATAA
- a CDS encoding (Fe-S)-binding protein — protein MQKDKTIHVDLFVPCHIDQFWPETGFNMKRLLELAGCVTHYNTEQTCCGQPAFNAGFWDDAKEVGEKLIGEQLAGHYMVAASSGCVSMVRQSYNQLFENSSVHNPSKNLQKNFFDFAEFWVDILGNPHLNATFNSRVALLDNCKGMRDCKIFDQPRKLLAQVEGLELVEIKDYDTCCGFGGIFSVKYELLSVALAEEKLKNVMDTGAEFLVCTDGGCLMHLDSYIKKNNLHIKAIHIVDLLVKGLK, from the coding sequence TTGCAAAAAGATAAAACCATACATGTAGATTTATTTGTACCCTGCCACATCGATCAGTTTTGGCCTGAGACGGGCTTTAATATGAAACGACTTTTGGAACTGGCAGGATGTGTTACACATTATAATACGGAACAAACTTGCTGCGGTCAGCCCGCCTTCAATGCAGGTTTTTGGGACGATGCCAAAGAAGTAGGTGAAAAATTAATTGGCGAACAACTTGCCGGTCATTATATGGTTGCCGCTTCATCTGGTTGTGTGAGCATGGTGCGTCAATCCTATAATCAGCTTTTCGAAAATTCATCAGTGCATAATCCCAGTAAAAATTTACAAAAAAACTTTTTCGACTTTGCAGAATTCTGGGTGGATATATTAGGCAACCCTCATTTAAACGCAACTTTTAATTCTCGCGTTGCTTTGCTCGACAATTGCAAAGGCATGCGTGATTGTAAAATATTTGATCAGCCTCGAAAACTGCTCGCTCAGGTGGAAGGACTCGAATTGGTTGAAATAAAAGACTATGATACATGTTGCGGTTTTGGCGGAATATTTTCGGTAAAGTATGAACTTCTATCAGTTGCACTGGCCGAAGAAAAATTGAAAAATGTAATGGATACTGGTGCCGAATTTTTAGTGTGTACCGATGGCGGTTGTTTGATGCATTTAGATTCCTATATCAAAAAAAACAACTTGCATATTAAAGCTATACATATAGTAGATTTGCTGGTGAAAGGGTTGAAGTAG
- the ruvB gene encoding Holliday junction branch migration DNA helicase RuvB, giving the protein MRNPNIDADEENLDNTEKELEKVLRPQAFGDFTGQDKTIENLKIFVGAARLRSEALDHVLLHGPPGLGKTTLAHIISNELGAGIKITSGPVIEKPGDLAGLLTNLEQGDVLFIDEIHRLSPVVEEYLYSAMEDYKIDIMLESGPNARSIQIGINPFTLIGATTRSGLLTAPLRARFGINARLEYYDVKLLTTIVKRSAGILKTTIADTAAHEIAKRSRGTPRIANALLRRTRDFAQMKGDGTITLDIAQMALDALNVDSHGLDEMDNKILTTIIEKFKGGPVGLNTIATAVSEDAGTIEEVYEPFLIQEGFLMRTARGREATEMAYKHLGIMPHRGNSNQLF; this is encoded by the coding sequence ATGCGTAACCCAAATATAGATGCCGACGAAGAAAACCTAGACAATACCGAAAAGGAATTGGAGAAGGTTTTACGCCCGCAAGCTTTTGGCGATTTTACAGGACAAGATAAAACTATAGAAAATTTAAAAATATTTGTGGGGGCCGCCCGCCTACGTAGCGAAGCACTCGACCATGTATTGTTGCACGGGCCTCCGGGTTTGGGCAAAACTACCTTGGCACATATTATATCAAATGAATTGGGTGCAGGCATTAAAATTACTTCAGGACCTGTTATAGAAAAGCCCGGTGACCTTGCCGGACTTCTTACCAATTTAGAACAAGGCGATGTATTATTTATTGATGAAATACATAGACTAAGTCCTGTGGTGGAAGAGTATTTATACTCAGCCATGGAAGATTATAAAATAGATATCATGCTGGAGAGTGGCCCCAATGCCCGCTCTATACAAATTGGTATCAATCCCTTTACTTTAATTGGTGCTACAACCCGAAGTGGTTTGCTAACTGCTCCGTTGCGTGCAAGGTTTGGTATCAATGCCCGATTAGAATATTATGATGTAAAATTATTGACCACGATTGTAAAACGTTCTGCAGGAATTTTAAAAACTACAATAGCCGATACCGCAGCTCACGAAATTGCCAAACGCAGCAGGGGAACCCCACGTATTGCAAATGCATTATTGCGTCGTACCCGAGATTTTGCACAAATGAAAGGCGATGGAACTATTACTTTAGACATTGCCCAAATGGCTCTCGATGCATTGAATGTAGACTCGCACGGACTGGATGAAATGGATAATAAAATCCTCACAACTATTATAGAAAAATTTAAAGGCGGCCCTGTAGGATTAAATACTATTGCCACTGCCGTAAGCGAAGATGCAGGAACCATAGAAGAAGTATATGAACCTTTCCTCATACAAGAAGGATTTTTGATGCGTACCGCCCGTGGCCGTGAGGCAACCGAAATGGCTTATAAGCATTTGGGCATTATGCCGCACAGGGGGAATAGTAATCAGTTGTTTTAG
- the ribD gene encoding bifunctional diaminohydroxyphosphoribosylaminopyrimidine deaminase/5-amino-6-(5-phosphoribosylamino)uracil reductase RibD codes for MHTHYMKRCLQLAANGEGLVEPNPMVGCVIVHEDEIIAEGFHHQYGGNHAEVDAINNLQGFGKFNECSIYINLEPCSHTGKTPPCVDLIIEKKFKQVIIAQQDPNPLVAGQGIEKLKAAGIETIIEICEDDALKLNNKFNCFHQKNRPFVTLKWAQTADDIIAPQMRDPNYQQLRYISNQYSVRQVHRYRACHGAILVGSNTALNDNPTLDVRHWEGKNPIRVVWDPQLRLSQELNVFDGSTPTLVLVDQYFQSNKHWEKENVEFIYIDFSMGAAKQTLEVLYKKGIQSVLVEGGRMVLQTFISENIWDETKVFTAPQKTYHIGLKAPFINQEPNYTENISGDILKTYIHG; via the coding sequence ATGCATACCCATTACATGAAACGTTGTTTACAATTGGCTGCCAATGGCGAAGGACTTGTGGAGCCCAACCCGATGGTGGGTTGCGTGATTGTTCACGAGGATGAAATTATTGCTGAAGGATTTCACCATCAATATGGTGGCAATCATGCCGAGGTAGATGCGATTAACAACCTTCAAGGGTTTGGCAAGTTTAACGAATGTAGTATATATATAAATTTGGAACCTTGTTCGCATACGGGCAAAACACCGCCTTGTGTAGATTTAATTATCGAGAAAAAATTCAAACAAGTTATTATAGCCCAACAAGATCCCAATCCATTAGTTGCAGGACAAGGAATAGAAAAATTAAAAGCTGCAGGCATAGAAACTATTATAGAAATTTGTGAAGATGACGCATTGAAACTGAATAATAAATTCAATTGTTTTCACCAAAAAAATAGACCGTTCGTTACGCTTAAGTGGGCACAAACCGCCGATGATATTATCGCTCCGCAAATGCGTGACCCCAATTACCAACAGTTACGATATATTAGTAACCAATATTCGGTGAGGCAAGTGCACCGCTATAGGGCTTGTCATGGAGCTATATTGGTTGGTTCTAATACGGCATTGAATGATAATCCTACTTTGGATGTGCGACATTGGGAAGGAAAAAACCCAATAAGAGTTGTTTGGGATCCACAACTGCGATTGAGTCAAGAACTCAATGTATTTGATGGCAGCACCCCTACATTAGTTTTGGTGGATCAATATTTTCAATCGAACAAACATTGGGAAAAAGAAAATGTAGAATTTATATATATAGATTTTTCGATGGGAGCTGCCAAACAAACTTTGGAAGTATTATATAAAAAAGGAATACAATCGGTTTTGGTGGAAGGGGGTAGAATGGTATTACAAACTTTTATCTCAGAAAATATTTGGGATGAAACCAAGGTATTTACCGCTCCGCAAAAAACGTATCATATTGGCTTGAAAGCCCCGTTCATCAACCAAGAACCCAACTACACAGAAAACATTTCAGGCGACATTTTGAAAACATATATACATGGCTAA